Proteins encoded within one genomic window of Rossellomorea vietnamensis:
- a CDS encoding KH domain-containing protein, giving the protein MKDLILTIVKPLVDHPDSVSVDLDEGTNGLTYKLSVHPEDMGKVIGKQGRVAKSIRTVVYAAAGSSQQKKIFLEIVE; this is encoded by the coding sequence ATGAAAGATCTTATTCTAACGATTGTGAAACCCCTGGTTGACCATCCGGACTCTGTCAGCGTCGATTTGGATGAAGGAACGAACGGGTTAACATATAAGTTATCCGTTCACCCCGAGGATATGGGTAAGGTCATTGGGAAACAGGGGCGAGTAGCTAAATCGATTCGAACTGTGGTATACGCTGCAGCAGGATCTTCACAACAGAAGAAAATTTTCTTGGAGATAGTGGAGTAA
- the rpsP gene encoding 30S ribosomal protein S16, which produces MAVKIRLKRMGAKKSPFYRIVVADSRSPRDGRQIETVGTYNPVAKPAEVKIDEELALKWLSNGAKPSDTVRNLFSNQGIMEKFHNAKNSK; this is translated from the coding sequence ATGGCAGTAAAAATCAGATTAAAACGTATGGGAGCAAAAAAATCTCCTTTCTATCGTATCGTAGTTGCAGATTCTCGTTCACCACGTGATGGACGTCAAATCGAAACAGTTGGAACTTACAACCCGGTTGCTAAACCAGCTGAAGTGAAAATCGATGAAGAGTTAGCTCTTAAATGGTTATCAAATGGTGCTAAGCCATCTGACACAGTTCGTAACCTATTCTCAAACCAAGGCATTATGGAAAAATTCCACAATGCTAAAAACAGCAAGTAA
- the rnc gene encoding ribonuclease III, with translation MRKQNRSNGLSKHKNDLKFKTFQNQMGIQFKDEKLLKQAFTHSSYVNEHRRKPYEDNERLEFLGDAVLELTVSQFLFKKYPMMSEGELTKLRAAIVCEPSLVKFSIELNFGELILLGKGEEMTGGRERPALLADVFEAFIGAVYLDQGLETVISVLEKVVYPKINVGAFSHVMDYKSQLQELVQRGSAGMIEYSILEESGPAHNRQFISRVSLNDEELGIGNGRSKKEAEQKAAQKALEKLKQKLDAK, from the coding sequence ATGCGGAAGCAAAACAGAAGTAATGGATTATCTAAACATAAAAATGATTTGAAATTCAAGACATTTCAAAATCAAATGGGAATTCAATTTAAAGATGAAAAACTCCTTAAACAAGCTTTTACTCATTCATCCTATGTGAATGAGCATCGTCGAAAACCATATGAAGATAATGAACGTTTAGAATTTCTCGGGGACGCCGTTCTGGAATTAACGGTATCTCAATTTCTTTTCAAGAAATACCCCATGATGAGTGAAGGGGAACTTACCAAGTTAAGGGCGGCCATCGTATGTGAACCTTCCCTGGTGAAGTTCTCGATTGAACTGAATTTCGGTGAACTCATCCTTTTGGGTAAGGGTGAAGAAATGACGGGGGGACGTGAGAGACCGGCTTTACTCGCCGATGTCTTTGAAGCGTTTATCGGGGCGGTATACTTGGATCAAGGATTAGAAACAGTCATCTCTGTCCTTGAAAAAGTGGTCTACCCAAAAATTAATGTCGGTGCTTTTTCTCATGTGATGGATTATAAGAGTCAGTTACAAGAGCTGGTTCAAAGGGGCAGTGCAGGAATGATCGAATATAGTATCCTGGAAGAAAGCGGCCCTGCCCACAATCGTCAGTTTATTTCAAGAGTGAGTTTAAATGATGAAGAGTTGGGCATTGGAAATGGCCGGTCAAAAAAAGAGGCTGAGCAAAAAGCAGCACAGAAAGCTCTGGAAAAGTTAAAACAAAAGCTGGACGCGAAATAG
- a CDS encoding putative DNA-binding protein, producing MNYLYDFYQSLLTPKQRSYMSLYYLDDFSLGEIAEEYNVSRQAVYDNIKRTEAMIEEYEEKLLLFKKFQERNEILDQLRQKIEEPSIDSSHCLKLIDDLEILD from the coding sequence ATGAATTATCTCTACGATTTTTATCAATCTTTGTTAACTCCCAAGCAGAGAAGCTATATGTCCCTCTATTATCTCGATGATTTCTCCTTAGGTGAAATCGCTGAGGAATATAATGTCAGCCGGCAGGCAGTGTACGATAACATCAAGCGGACAGAGGCCATGATCGAGGAGTACGAAGAAAAGCTTTTATTATTTAAGAAATTTCAAGAACGCAACGAGATTCTTGACCAACTCAGACAAAAAATAGAAGAGCCATCAATCGATTCTTCTCATTGTTTAAAACTCATTGATGATCTTGAAATATTGGATTAG
- the fabG gene encoding 3-oxoacyl-[acyl-carrier-protein] reductase: protein MNLEGKVALVTGASRGIGREIALELAREGCNVAVNYAGSEAKANEVVDEIKSMGREAIAVQCNVSDAEGVQAMVKETIGEFGSIDILVNNAGITKDNLLMRMKETEWDDVININLKGVFLCTKAVTRQMMKQRSGRIINISSIVGVSGNPGQANYVAAKSGVIGLTKTTARELAPRGITVNAVAPGFISTDMTDQLPEDVRSEMLKQIPLSRFGAPGDIAKVVTFVASESASYMTGQTLHIDGGMVM, encoded by the coding sequence ATGAATTTAGAAGGTAAAGTGGCACTGGTGACTGGGGCATCCCGTGGAATCGGACGGGAGATCGCTCTTGAACTTGCCCGTGAAGGCTGTAATGTGGCTGTGAATTACGCCGGTAGTGAAGCGAAAGCAAACGAAGTCGTGGATGAAATCAAGAGTATGGGCAGAGAAGCAATCGCCGTACAATGTAATGTATCGGATGCTGAAGGTGTACAGGCAATGGTGAAGGAAACGATCGGAGAATTTGGGTCCATCGATATCCTTGTGAACAATGCCGGCATCACCAAAGACAATCTGTTGATGAGAATGAAAGAAACAGAATGGGATGATGTCATCAACATCAATCTGAAAGGTGTATTCCTGTGTACGAAGGCCGTTACACGTCAAATGATGAAACAAAGAAGCGGCCGGATCATCAATATTTCATCCATTGTCGGAGTGAGCGGGAATCCTGGACAAGCAAATTATGTAGCAGCCAAATCGGGTGTGATCGGTTTGACGAAAACGACAGCGAGAGAACTTGCTCCCCGTGGAATCACAGTGAATGCCGTTGCCCCTGGCTTCATCTCGACGGATATGACCGATCAGCTTCCTGAAGATGTTCGAAGTGAAATGTTAAAACAAATCCCGTTAAGCCGTTTTGGCGCTCCCGGGGATATTGCGAAAGTAGTGACATTTGTTGCATCCGAATCCGCATCGTATATGACTGGGCAAACGCTTCATATCGACGGCGGAATGGTCATGTAA
- a CDS encoding YlqD family protein: protein MNVIHTITIKQVLTEKSKDLLMKRYENQKFHLKKESDQLQFEMKKIERGKKYPTHKLNQHFEKELNERAEKIKLLDFQMEQLNILPIGSELKEKEVQGMMDIQVGDNWEEETLSKTIVIEDGIVKEIR from the coding sequence TTGAACGTGATACATACGATAACCATTAAACAAGTCCTCACAGAAAAGAGTAAGGACCTGTTAATGAAACGCTATGAAAATCAAAAGTTTCATCTGAAAAAGGAAAGTGATCAGCTTCAGTTCGAAATGAAAAAGATTGAACGTGGCAAGAAATACCCCACTCATAAATTAAATCAGCATTTTGAAAAAGAATTGAATGAACGGGCAGAAAAAATCAAGCTGTTGGATTTTCAAATGGAACAGCTGAATATCCTCCCGATCGGCAGCGAGCTGAAGGAAAAGGAAGTCCAGGGTATGATGGACATTCAAGTTGGTGACAATTGGGAGGAAGAAACCCTTTCAAAGACGATTGTCATAGAAGACGGTATCGTGAAAGAAATACGTTAA
- the fabD gene encoding ACP S-malonyltransferase: MSKIAFIFPGQGSQTVGMGKELAGQYPDVQSYFSKADERLDTNLSTIIFEGPQEELTQTTNAQPALLTTSMAILARLKAEGITADYTAGHSLGEYSALVAAGAIGFEDAVYTVRKRGEFMEEAVPSGEGTMAAVLGLGREPLKEVTDLVTDEGHPVGLANLNCPGQIVISGTVKGVELSSEKAKEAGAKRVIPLQVSGPFHSQLMKPAAEQFVSILDSITIKDAEVPVIANVTAEPVTGREEIKRLLIEQLYSPVQWEDTVEKLLELGVDTFIEVGPGKVLSGLVKKVNRRVKTYAVQDEASLQQTIQALKEEA, from the coding sequence ATGAGTAAAATCGCGTTTATCTTTCCCGGGCAAGGTTCCCAAACGGTGGGGATGGGGAAAGAATTAGCCGGACAATATCCTGATGTGCAATCCTATTTCAGTAAAGCCGATGAACGGCTGGACACCAACCTTTCAACGATCATCTTTGAAGGTCCCCAGGAAGAGCTTACCCAGACAACGAACGCTCAGCCGGCTCTCCTGACCACAAGCATGGCCATCCTTGCGCGTCTGAAAGCCGAGGGGATTACGGCAGACTATACAGCAGGACACAGCTTAGGGGAATATTCAGCCCTGGTGGCTGCAGGTGCCATCGGATTTGAAGATGCTGTGTATACCGTTCGTAAAAGAGGGGAATTCATGGAAGAAGCAGTACCAAGCGGAGAAGGAACGATGGCGGCCGTCCTTGGTTTGGGCAGGGAACCATTGAAAGAAGTGACAGACCTTGTGACGGATGAGGGCCATCCCGTTGGACTCGCGAACTTGAATTGTCCGGGTCAGATTGTCATCTCAGGTACGGTAAAGGGAGTGGAGCTCTCTTCAGAGAAAGCGAAGGAAGCCGGAGCGAAGCGGGTCATCCCACTTCAGGTAAGTGGTCCTTTCCATTCCCAATTGATGAAACCTGCTGCCGAACAGTTCGTTTCAATCCTGGATTCGATCACGATCAAAGACGCAGAAGTACCCGTCATTGCGAATGTTACGGCAGAGCCTGTAACAGGTCGTGAGGAGATCAAGCGTTTATTAATTGAACAATTGTACTCGCCTGTACAATGGGAAGATACGGTCGAGAAGCTTCTTGAACTGGGTGTGGATACATTCATCGAAGTGGGACCAGGCAAAGTCCTTTCAGGTTTAGTGAAAAAAGTGAACAGACGTGTGAAGACATATGCTGTTCAAGATGAAGCGTCCTTACAACAAACTATTCAAGCGCTGAAGGAGGAAGCTTAA
- the ftsY gene encoding signal recognition particle-docking protein FtsY, with protein MSFFKKLKDKFTQSSDNVTEKFKDGLSKTRNNFTSKVNDLVARYRKVDEEFFEELEEILIGADVGFDTVMELIDELKLEVKRKNIQDTEDVQSVISEKLVEIYQGDREEDSSLNIQDDQLTVLLFVGVNGVGKTTTIGKMAHMFKEQGKNVVLAAGDTFRAGAIEQLEVWGERVGVPVIKQAAGSDPAAVMFDAVQSAKAKKADILICDTAGRLQNKVNLMKELEKVKRVIEREIPGAPHEVLLVLDATTGQNAMVQAKTFKEATNVSGIVLTKLDGTAKGGIVLAIRNELEIPVKYVGLGEKMDDLQPFDAEKYVYGLFSTLVDEEE; from the coding sequence GTGAGTTTTTTTAAGAAGCTTAAAGATAAATTTACGCAGTCCAGTGATAATGTCACGGAGAAATTTAAAGATGGGTTAAGTAAAACAAGAAACAACTTCACGTCAAAGGTGAATGACCTGGTGGCCAGATACCGTAAAGTCGATGAAGAATTCTTTGAAGAGCTGGAAGAAATCCTGATCGGAGCGGATGTCGGATTTGATACCGTCATGGAGCTCATTGATGAACTTAAACTTGAAGTGAAACGAAAGAATATTCAAGATACGGAAGATGTACAATCCGTCATTTCAGAGAAGCTTGTAGAGATCTACCAGGGCGATCGTGAAGAGGACAGCAGCCTGAATATCCAAGATGATCAACTGACGGTATTGCTATTTGTCGGTGTGAATGGGGTAGGGAAGACGACGACCATCGGGAAAATGGCCCATATGTTCAAGGAACAGGGCAAAAATGTTGTTCTTGCTGCAGGGGACACTTTCCGTGCAGGTGCCATCGAGCAGCTTGAAGTATGGGGGGAACGTGTCGGGGTCCCGGTCATTAAGCAGGCGGCGGGAAGCGATCCTGCGGCAGTAATGTTCGATGCCGTCCAATCTGCCAAAGCGAAAAAGGCGGACATACTCATTTGTGATACGGCGGGAAGATTGCAAAACAAAGTGAATTTGATGAAAGAGCTTGAAAAGGTGAAACGGGTGATTGAAAGAGAAATTCCAGGAGCCCCTCACGAAGTATTACTCGTTCTTGACGCAACCACAGGTCAAAATGCCATGGTGCAGGCCAAAACCTTTAAAGAAGCAACAAACGTCTCAGGTATCGTCCTGACGAAGCTTGATGGGACCGCTAAAGGCGGAATCGTGCTTGCCATCCGGAACGAGCTCGAAATCCCCGTGAAATATGTGGGTCTGGGAGAAAAAATGGATGACCTCCAACCGTTCGATGCTGAAAAGTATGTATACGGCTTGTTCTCAACCCTCGTAGATGAAGAAGAATAG
- the smc gene encoding chromosome segregation protein SMC, with product MFLKQLEVMGFKSFAERISVEFVPGVTAVVGPNGSGKSNIIDAIRWVLGEQSAKSLRGSKMEDVIFAGSDSRKALNIAEVTLVLDNEDGALPIDYSEVSVTRRVYRSGDSEYLLNKQPCRLKDIIELFMDSGLGKEAFSIISQGKVEEILNSKPEERRTIFEEAAGVLKYKSRKKKAENKLFETQENLNRVNDILHELEGQVEPLKLQASMARDYLEKKEELEKFEVALTVYDIEDLHKQWEKLSGEFEQHGQEELALSSRIQKKEALLTQTRDKIAALDESISALQEVLLSTSEELEKLEGRKQVLVERKRNSSTNESQLKQSIEEAETQIERLATEKEKAKRDFKRIDSEVSGLKELLVTKQNQFKHYNENIEDVIESFKSDYIEKLNQQASAKNEIQYLNQQLEQQSSRSGRLEAENEKYVSQREELHLRHKERSKELQEQKEQIDEHIFLYREEQKKLESVKSKYEKQEKTLYQAFQFLQQAKSRKEMLEEMEEDYSGFFQGVKEVLKERSGQLTGIQGAVAELITVPKSYETAMETALAASMQHIVVDTEEDGRRAIAFLKKHQYGRATFLPMNVIKGKSIPESQKNMLKGHPSFVGVGADLLHFDDRFQMVISSLVGNVIIAKDLKGANDIAKLVQYRYRLVTLDGDVVNPGGSMSGGTVKQKKNSLLSRKGELEEMKEKLSSMEVQTEQLQSQVKSLKEESSFREKKLEELRVKGERLRLKEQELLSQLREIELSQQNLDERLSLYDLEKKDFTSIKEKHDSRTKELEDSLKKIGEEVTQLDQKINELTLQKNSERTSKDALLNEISDIKANLAARNEQLVNSRQQLNRVRDAMAETSRRKISLQDDLEWLQTEMKDNFSGEEQLGIKAEECAVQKEETSKLIAVRRDERSNLQQIVDDEEMELKELKRLHKGLVGALRDEEVKINRLDVELENRLDHLRDEYMLSFEAAKEDYPLSIEVEEARKKVKLVKLALEELGTVNLGAIDEYERVKERYEFLVDQKNDLTEAKDTLYLVINEMDTEMIKRFDQTFTSIQEEFEGVFKALFGGGRAELKLTDPSDLLHTGVDIVAQPPGKKLQNLGLMSGGERALTAIALLFSILKIRPVPFCILDEVEAALDEANVQRFSQYLKKFSDETQFIVITHRKGTMEEAHVLYGVTMQESGVSKLVSVRLQETKELLET from the coding sequence ATGTTCCTCAAACAACTAGAAGTAATGGGGTTTAAATCTTTTGCAGAAAGAATATCCGTGGAGTTTGTCCCGGGTGTCACGGCTGTCGTTGGACCAAACGGCAGCGGGAAAAGCAATATTATAGACGCAATCAGGTGGGTGCTTGGTGAACAATCAGCCAAAAGCCTTCGCGGATCGAAAATGGAAGACGTCATTTTTGCCGGAAGCGATTCAAGGAAAGCGCTCAATATAGCGGAAGTGACCCTTGTTCTGGACAACGAAGACGGTGCACTGCCCATCGATTATAGTGAGGTCAGTGTCACCAGGAGAGTCTATCGTTCGGGAGATAGTGAATATCTTCTGAATAAACAGCCATGCAGGTTGAAGGATATCATCGAACTGTTCATGGATTCAGGGTTAGGAAAAGAAGCTTTCTCGATTATCAGTCAGGGTAAAGTGGAAGAAATCCTGAACAGTAAGCCGGAAGAAAGAAGAACCATCTTCGAAGAGGCTGCCGGGGTATTGAAATATAAATCACGGAAGAAAAAAGCAGAAAATAAGTTATTTGAAACACAAGAAAATCTTAATCGTGTGAATGACATCCTTCATGAATTGGAAGGTCAGGTGGAACCCTTGAAGCTCCAGGCTTCCATGGCCCGTGATTATCTGGAGAAGAAAGAGGAGCTTGAGAAGTTCGAAGTCGCCTTGACTGTGTATGATATTGAGGACTTACATAAGCAATGGGAGAAGCTGAGTGGAGAATTCGAACAGCATGGACAGGAAGAATTGGCCCTTTCCTCCCGCATTCAGAAGAAAGAAGCCCTCCTGACACAAACAAGGGATAAAATTGCGGCTCTCGATGAGTCGATTTCTGCCTTGCAGGAAGTACTCCTTTCCACAAGTGAAGAATTAGAGAAACTTGAGGGTAGAAAGCAAGTACTGGTAGAGCGGAAAAGAAATTCGTCCACCAATGAATCTCAGTTGAAGCAATCGATTGAAGAAGCAGAAACTCAGATCGAACGCTTAGCTACTGAAAAAGAAAAAGCAAAGCGCGACTTCAAGAGGATCGATTCTGAAGTGTCCGGGTTAAAAGAGCTCCTTGTCACGAAGCAGAATCAATTCAAGCACTATAATGAAAATATTGAAGATGTGATTGAATCATTTAAAAGTGATTACATTGAAAAGCTCAATCAACAGGCTTCTGCAAAAAATGAAATTCAATATCTTAACCAGCAGCTGGAACAGCAATCCAGTCGCAGTGGTCGATTAGAAGCTGAAAATGAAAAATATGTTTCTCAACGTGAAGAACTACATTTGCGTCACAAGGAACGATCGAAAGAACTTCAAGAGCAAAAAGAACAGATCGATGAGCACATCTTCTTGTATCGTGAGGAACAAAAGAAGCTTGAATCCGTAAAATCCAAATATGAAAAGCAGGAGAAAACGCTTTATCAGGCGTTTCAATTCCTGCAACAAGCGAAGTCCAGGAAAGAGATGCTCGAAGAAATGGAAGAAGACTATTCAGGTTTCTTCCAAGGTGTAAAAGAAGTCCTGAAAGAGCGTTCGGGTCAATTAACCGGTATTCAAGGGGCGGTAGCGGAGCTTATCACCGTTCCTAAATCATATGAAACGGCGATGGAAACGGCTCTGGCTGCTTCGATGCAGCATATTGTAGTCGATACTGAAGAAGACGGCCGTAGAGCCATTGCCTTTTTGAAGAAGCATCAATATGGCCGTGCCACGTTCCTGCCGATGAACGTAATCAAAGGGAAATCCATACCTGAAAGCCAAAAGAATATGCTGAAAGGGCATCCTTCCTTTGTTGGCGTGGGAGCTGATCTGTTGCATTTTGATGATCGCTTTCAAATGGTGATTTCAAGCCTTGTTGGAAATGTCATCATTGCAAAAGATCTAAAGGGTGCGAACGATATAGCAAAGCTGGTTCAATATCGCTATCGACTGGTTACGCTGGATGGGGACGTTGTCAATCCCGGGGGATCCATGTCCGGGGGTACGGTGAAACAGAAGAAAAATTCCCTTCTCTCTAGAAAAGGGGAACTGGAAGAGATGAAAGAAAAGCTTTCCAGTATGGAAGTTCAGACAGAACAGCTTCAATCCCAAGTGAAATCACTTAAAGAAGAAAGCAGTTTTCGCGAGAAGAAACTGGAAGAATTGAGGGTGAAGGGGGAGAGGTTGCGTCTCAAGGAACAGGAACTCCTCTCCCAACTTCGTGAAATTGAACTTTCCCAGCAGAACCTGGATGAAAGACTATCCCTGTATGACCTGGAGAAAAAGGATTTTACGTCAATCAAAGAAAAGCATGATTCCAGAACAAAAGAATTGGAAGACTCTCTCAAGAAGATAGGGGAAGAGGTTACCCAGCTTGATCAAAAGATCAATGAGCTGACTCTACAGAAAAATAGTGAACGGACGTCCAAAGACGCCTTGTTGAATGAAATCAGTGATATTAAAGCGAATCTTGCCGCACGGAATGAACAGTTGGTGAACAGCCGGCAGCAACTGAACCGGGTACGGGATGCGATGGCTGAGACAAGCAGGCGAAAGATAAGCCTCCAGGACGACCTGGAATGGTTGCAGACAGAAATGAAGGATAATTTCTCAGGTGAAGAGCAGCTTGGAATAAAGGCAGAAGAGTGTGCCGTGCAAAAGGAAGAAACGTCCAAGTTGATTGCTGTCCGCCGGGACGAGCGCTCCAACCTTCAACAGATTGTCGATGATGAGGAGATGGAGCTAAAAGAATTGAAGCGTCTGCATAAAGGTTTGGTTGGTGCTCTCAGGGATGAGGAAGTGAAAATCAATCGTCTTGATGTAGAACTTGAGAACCGTCTTGATCATTTGCGGGATGAATATATGCTTTCATTTGAAGCGGCAAAAGAGGACTACCCCCTCTCCATTGAGGTGGAAGAGGCAAGGAAAAAAGTAAAACTTGTGAAATTAGCACTGGAAGAGCTCGGGACCGTCAATCTGGGAGCGATTGATGAATATGAACGAGTGAAGGAAAGATACGAATTCCTGGTTGACCAGAAGAATGATCTGACAGAAGCGAAGGACACTCTGTACCTGGTCATTAATGAAATGGACACCGAAATGATCAAACGTTTTGATCAAACCTTCACGAGTATACAAGAGGAATTTGAAGGTGTATTCAAAGCCTTGTTCGGCGGTGGAAGAGCAGAATTGAAGTTGACGGATCCGTCTGATCTGCTTCATACCGGTGTGGATATAGTAGCTCAGCCGCCGGGGAAGAAGCTGCAGAACCTGGGGCTTATGTCAGGTGGGGAACGGGCTTTGACGGCCATTGCCTTGCTGTTTTCCATTTTGAAGATCCGCCCTGTACCATTCTGTATATTGGATGAAGTGGAAGCGGCCCTGGACGAAGCGAATGTGCAGAGATTCAGTCAATATTTAAAGAAATTCAGTGATGAAACACAATTCATTGTCATCACCCACCGTAAAGGTACCATGGAAGAAGCCCATGTATTGTACGGGGTCACAATGCAGGAATCCGGAGTGTCTAAACTGGTATCCGTCAGGCTACAGGAAACAAAGGAACTACTTGAAACTTAA
- the ffh gene encoding signal recognition particle protein translates to MAFEGLADRLQGTIQKIRGKGKISEADVKEMMREVRLALLEADVNFKVVKQFVKKVSERAVGQEVMKSLTPGQQVIKVVQEELTNLMGGEQSQIAVAKRPPTVIMMVGLQGAGKTTTTGKLANLLRKKHNRKPLLVAADIYRPAAIKQLETIGKQLSLPVFSMGDQVSPVEIAKKAIEKAKEEHHDYVLIDTAGRLHIDENLMGELKEIKELSNPDEIFLVVDAMTGQDAVNVAQSFNDALGISGVVLTKLDGDTRGGAALSIRSVTEKPIKFVGMGEKMDALEAFHPERMASRILGMGDVLSLIEKAQANVDEEKAKELEQKMRTMSFTFDDFLDQLGQVRQMGPLDELLKMMPGANKMKGLDKIQVDDKQISHVEAIIQSMTGDEKTHPETINASRRKRIAKGSGTSIQEVNRLLKQFEDMKKMMKQMSGMQGKGKKKGMKFPFM, encoded by the coding sequence ATGGCATTTGAAGGATTAGCCGACCGACTGCAAGGTACAATACAAAAAATCCGTGGAAAAGGAAAGATCTCAGAAGCGGATGTTAAAGAAATGATGCGTGAAGTTCGTCTTGCTCTTTTAGAAGCAGACGTTAATTTTAAAGTGGTGAAGCAATTCGTCAAGAAAGTAAGTGAACGGGCTGTCGGACAAGAAGTCATGAAGAGCCTTACACCTGGTCAACAGGTCATTAAAGTTGTTCAGGAAGAGCTTACGAACTTGATGGGTGGCGAACAAAGTCAGATTGCCGTCGCTAAACGTCCACCGACTGTCATTATGATGGTTGGTTTACAGGGTGCAGGTAAAACGACTACCACTGGTAAGCTTGCGAACCTGCTTCGAAAGAAACATAACCGCAAACCGTTGTTGGTGGCGGCTGATATTTACCGTCCCGCTGCCATCAAACAGTTGGAAACGATTGGAAAGCAATTAAGCCTTCCCGTGTTTTCAATGGGGGATCAGGTAAGCCCGGTTGAAATTGCGAAAAAAGCAATCGAAAAGGCAAAAGAAGAGCATCACGATTATGTTCTGATTGATACGGCAGGTCGACTTCACATTGATGAAAACCTGATGGGAGAGCTGAAAGAAATCAAAGAACTCTCCAATCCGGATGAGATTTTCCTCGTGGTGGATGCCATGACCGGTCAAGATGCAGTAAATGTCGCTCAAAGCTTCAATGATGCTCTTGGCATATCGGGTGTTGTCCTGACAAAACTCGACGGTGATACCCGGGGTGGTGCGGCGTTATCCATCCGTTCCGTCACTGAAAAGCCTATTAAATTTGTCGGTATGGGTGAGAAGATGGATGCCTTGGAAGCCTTCCATCCTGAGCGTATGGCATCACGGATCCTTGGTATGGGAGATGTGTTATCTCTCATTGAAAAGGCTCAGGCCAACGTGGATGAAGAGAAGGCCAAAGAATTGGAACAAAAAATGCGCACCATGTCTTTCACCTTTGATGATTTCCTTGATCAACTAGGTCAAGTGAGGCAGATGGGGCCATTGGACGAGCTTCTCAAAATGATGCCTGGAGCAAACAAGATGAAGGGTCTGGATAAGATTCAAGTCGATGACAAGCAGATCAGTCACGTAGAGGCCATCATCCAATCCATGACAGGTGATGAAAAAACCCACCCGGAAACAATCAATGCTTCTCGTCGTAAACGGATTGCAAAAGGGAGCGGTACATCCATTCAAGAGGTGAACCGTCTTCTGAAACAATTCGAGGACATGAAGAAAATGATGAAACAGATGAGTGGGATGCAAGGAAAAGGCAAGAAAAAAGGGATGAAATTCCCATTTATGTAA
- the acpP gene encoding acyl carrier protein, which yields MAEVLDRVTKIIVDRLGVDESQVTLEASFKEDLGADSLDVVELVMELEDEFDMEISDDDAEKIGTVGDAVNYIQAKA from the coding sequence ATGGCAGAAGTATTAGATCGTGTAACAAAAATTATCGTTGATCGTCTAGGTGTAGATGAATCTCAAGTAACTCTTGAAGCTTCTTTCAAAGAAGATCTAGGAGCTGACTCCCTTGATGTAGTTGAGCTGGTTATGGAACTTGAAGATGAATTTGACATGGAAATTTCTGACGATGATGCTGAAAAAATCGGCACAGTAGGTGATGCTGTGAACTACATACAAGCAAAGGCTTAA